GCGCGCCGTGGCTCGTCGCCCCGTATGCGCCGTGGGCCCCGGAGGCGTTCGACAAGGACCTCTTCGAGGTGGCGGCTCCGCTGGCCCAGACCCGACTGGCGCTGCTGTCGGAGATCACCAGCTACGTGGACTTCCTGTTCCTCGACGAGCCGGTTGAGGACGAGGCGTCGTGGAACAAGGCGATGAAGGCCGGCGCCGGCGACATCCTGTCCGACGCCCGTGCCGAGCTGGCCACCGTCGCGGACTGGAAGGCGGACGACCTGAAGGCCGTCCTGCTCGCCGTCGGCGAGAAGCACGGCCTCAAGCTGGGCAAGGCCCAGGCGCCCATCCGGGTCGCGGTCACCGGCCGCACGATCGGGCTCCCGCTGTTCGAGTCCATGGAGCTGCTCGGCCGGGACCGTGTGCTGGCCCGTCTGGACGCGGCGGCCAAGAAGCTGGCCGCCGCGCAGGCGTAGCCGCCGGTCAGGCGACCTTCGCGAGAAGGTCGCCCCAGGCGTTGCCGAAGTAGTTCAGATCGAACCGGGCCAGGGCCTCGTACGCGGCCTTGGCCTCGGTCTGGCGCGCCGACGCGCGTTCCCGGACCTGCGCCGGGAGGCGGCCGATGTCCGGGGCCGGCTGGCCGGTCAGTGTGGCGAGGTCGCCCAGGCCGGCCACCGGGCGGATCAGGCAAGGCAAGCCGAGCAGCAGGGCCTCGGCAGCGCAGCGGCTCCAGCCCTCCCGCATCTGAGGGAGGAAGACGCCGACGTCGCACGCGCACAGCAGCCGCAGGTACCGCTCGCGTTCCACGTCGTAGTGGGCGCCGTCGAAGCCGATGGTGTTGCTGCCGCTGGTGATCACCCGCAGCCCGGGCGCGTCGGCCAGGGCTGCCGAGACCTCCTCGGTGCCTTTCCAGTGCACAGCCTTGCCCGCATACACCCCGATCACGTCCGGCGACAGACCGAACTCGGCGCGGCACTCGGTCCTGTCGAAGCCGCGGGCCCGTTCGACCTCCGTCATGTCGAAGGCGTTGTAGATCACCCGGACGTTGCGGACGCCTCGGGCCTGGAGGAAGTCGGCCCAGTACGGGGCGACGCAGACCACGGCGGCGCACTGGGGCAGTGCGCGGAACAGGTGTTCCCAGAGCATGGCCTCGACGGGAGCGGAGTCGTGCTGCAGGGGCTCGTAGTGGTGCAGGAGGAACACCGTGCGGGCCCGCATCTCGGGCGTGAAGAGCAGCAGGCTCAGGTCGTCCCACACGAAGGTACCGGTGGTGCTGTCGAGCGCCTGGATGGTCGGGGCCAGGCGGGCGAGGTGGCGGAGCTTGCGCCAGCGGCGGACGCGGTAGGTGCGCTTGTGGTCCGGGACCGTGCGCCACTCCACGTCGTCGGCCGTCGCCTCGTGGAGCATCCGCAGGTAGACCCGGCCGCCGGTCCGGCCGACCGGTTCCATCGAGTAGACGATCCGCTTCACGGGTGTACCTCCTGTTGGCGTTGGACGTACTCGGCGTGGAGCAGCGCGTGCATAGCCGCCAGGTGGGGACTGAGGCCGCAGGCGGCGTCGGCGAGCGGGAGGTAGAAGTCCTGCAGGCTCTGGAGGAACCGCCGGCGCCTGTCGACGTTGGGCGAGGCGGCGACATCGCGCAGGTTGTGGAGGCGGTCGGCGAGCCGGATGAGGAGGTCCGCGGACGGGAGCGCGGCCTGCTTGAAGCGCCAGCTGGACTCGTCGCCGGCGGCCTTGGGGCGCTGTTCGAGGCGGTGGTCGGCTGTCATCGCCCGCAGGCGGCAGGTGAACGGGGCGCCGAGGTGCTGGACGAGCAGCGCCTCCGATTTGGGGGCCACCTCCAGGGCGTCGTGGAGGAGGGCGAGGAGCAGGGTCTCGGGGTGGCTGACCCTGATCTCGGTGCGCAGGAGCGTGACGACGGCCAGCGGGTGTTCCAGGTACGGGGTGCCCTGGTCGCGGGTGTGGCCGTCGTACACGGTTAGCGCGAGGGCGCCGGCGACGCGGGCACGGGACTGCTCGTCCGTGCTCCACCCGGCGGCGCCGAGCACGGTCAGGACGTGGTCCAGGTCGATGGGGTTCATCCGCCTCACCTCGTACGGAGGGCCGTGGCACAAGGGTCGGGCACGTGGTTGGCGAGGAGCAGGGTGTCGCCGACGGCAAGGGCGTCGAGGCCGAGGTCTGCCGCGGCTGCCACGGCCTGCTCGGCAGTCCGCAGGATCGGGGTGCCCTTGCGGTTGAAGGAGGTGTTCAGCAGCAGCGGTAGTCCGGTGCGGTCGTGGAACTGTTCCAGGAGTTCGTGCAGGCCCTGGTGGTCGGGGGCGACGGACTGGACTCGGGCGGTGCCGTCGTGGTGGGTGACTGCGGCGATGCGGTCCGCTCGGCATCGGCGGACGCGGGCGACGCGGTTCATGAAGGGGTCGCCCGACGACATGAACCACTCCGTGGCGTGCTCGGCGAGGACCGCCGGAGCGAAGGGGCGGTACGTGGCTCGCTTCTTGATTGCGTTGAGCCGGTCGCGCGTGGCGATGTGGCCGGGGTGGGCGAGGATCGAGCGATGGCCGAGGGCTCGCGGCCCGAACTCAAGCTGTCCCTGTACCCAGCCGACGATGTGATGGTCCGCGAGGAGCGCGGCCACCGTGGGCGCCAGACCCGGGCCGAGGTCGGTCAGCGCGCGGTATCCGGTCGGCACCGCAGTGGCCGGTAGGGCGCCGGTGTGCGGGCCCCAGGCCGCGTCGGTCGGCACCGGGAGGCGCTCCTGCCCGAGCTGGTAGTGCCAGCCGTAGAGCGCGGCACCCACGGCAGTGCCCGCGTCGTGTGGGGCCGGTGCCACGAAGAGGGTGTCGAAGCCGCTCTCGGCTGCCAGCTGGCCGTTGAGGTGGGAGTTCAGGGCGCACCCGCCCGAGAACACCAACGTTGAGGTCTTGGTGAGCCGTTGCAGGTGGCGGGCGATGTGGACGACGGACTCGGCGAAGACCTCCTGGACGGCGGCGGCTAGGTCGGCCCGCTCGTGGTCCGGCTGCTGCGCGACGTTGTCGGCGGTCCAGGCCCGACCGCCGAGCAGCAGCGGGGTGCTGCTGTCCGACGAGCCCCAGGGGTGATCGATGCGGACCTCGCCGTCGTCGCCGAGCCGGACCAGCTCGCGGATCTGCGCTCCGTAGCGCTGGGGATCGCCGAAGGCCGCGAGCGCCATCGTGCTGCCCTCGGGCTCGTCGCAGGGCGGGATCACCCGGCGGGCGAGGTTCCGGTAGAAGTGCCCGAGGGAGGAGTGAACGCGCCGGGGCCCGGCCGGGCTGGGCACAACGGTCGGCATGCCCTGGTGGAGGCGGTCGATGCGATCGGGGCGCAGGTCGTACCCCGTGATGCGCTCCCGGCCCGGGCCGAAGTCGGAGCCGAGGGAGGAGCCGCCGGCGTCGATGACGAGGCCGGCAGCGTGGTCGTGGCCGGAGAGCAGGTAGCCGGAGAGCACGTGGGCCGTGTGGTGGGAGAGGAGGCGGAGGTGTTCGCCGAGCGGGGCGGGCAGGAGGGCGGCGAGTTCGTCTCGCTCCTCGGCCAGCCACCAGCCGGCGGCGGGATTGGGGCGCATGGAGGCGGCCCAGACTGCGTCGACGTCCTGCGGTTCGAGGCCGGCGGCCTCCAGGCACCACTGGAGCGCGCGGGTCGGGGAGGTGAGCGTGCCCTTGCGGGTGGGGTGGTTGTGCTTGACGCCGCTCCAGCGTTCCTCCTCGGCCGCGTAGAGGCGGCCGTCGACGAGTAAGGCGGCGCTGGTGTCGTGGTGGAAGTTCAGTCCGAGGACTGCGGGCATGGTGGTGTACCTCCGGTCTGGGGTCAGACGGTGAGGGCCGGGGCGGGGAGGAGGGCGGCGCCGGAGTCGGTGTACTCGTGGCAGCGCAGGCAGAACCGGAAGTGGTGACCTCGGGGCGCGAACACCTTGGCCGCGAAGTCCTCGTCCCAGATGCTGAATTCGCTGTCGTCCTTCGCCATGGCGTTGAAGCAGCGGTAGCAGGACCCATCCATCTCGATCATCAGGTGCTGGTCGAGGTAGCGGTCGCAGATGCCGCGCAGCTCGTTGGCCGGCTGGCCGACGTCGACGTGGTGCACGTGGTTGGTGACGTGGATGGCGCCGTACCTGTCGCACAGCCTCGCGAGCTGTGCGAGGCGGGTGGAACTGATGCCTTCCAGAACGCTGTTGATGACCACGGTCTTGCCTGCCTCGCGGAAGCGGGGCACGACGGCATGGACCTCGTCGTAGTTCTCGTGCTCGTCGTCACAGCCGATGAGGACCTGGTCGTACGAGCGGAGCGTGGCCTCCATGATCCGCTCGTTGCGGGCCAGCGTGATGGCGTTCGTGCCCAGGACCATGACCTTGTCCGGCAGGCGGGTTCGGGCCGCGTCGCTGAGGGCGGGGAAGTCCCGATGCACGGTGGGCTCGCCGCCGTTGATGTGCAGCTGCTGGAACGGGATGGTCTCCAGCCTGGCCAGGATGGTGGAGAACAGCTCCAGGGACATGTTCTCGCCCTGGGCGCCGTCGGCGAAGATGCAGAAGTTGCATGACCGGTTGCACTTCGTCGTGATCTTGATCTTGGCCGTCTTCAGGGCGCGGGGCAGGGGTGCACGCGCGGGCATGGCGGACTCCTTGTGTCAGGGGTGGACATCGCCGGGGGTGAGAGTGAGGAAGTCCTGCACGGTCGACTTCTGCCGGTGCCAGAGCGCGAGGGTCGCGCGCAGGGTGCCGGTGGTGGTCGGGCCGGTGGGGATCAGCACCACCATCCGGGCGGCCAGTCTCTGGGCGGGAGTGGCCTCGTCGGCCGCGAGCGCGTTCAGGCTCTGTGCGGCGGCTCGGAGTTCCTTCGCCTCGCGCCGGATCAGATAGTCGGTTGCCACGCCGGGCGGCGGGTCGAGGTAGTACAGCCAGCGGGCGACGCGTACGCGAAGCATTCCGGAGGTCATCACCCAGTCGGTACGGGCGTGCTCCTCGCCCTGGCCGACGGGGCCCGCGTCGGGAACGCGGCGCATGGCCGCCTCCAGGGAGACGTGGGCCGTGCGGAGGAGGTGACGCGGACTCCGCGGACGGGCATCGGGTCGATCTTCGGCGTGCCCGAGGAACAGCTCGGCGTATCCGTCCAGCCCGTCCGGCCGCCACTGAGTGAGGGCGGCCGTCTTACCGGGGCAGCGGGTCCGTGTTGCGAGCGCGGCTGCGGCGAACCAGCACGGGGCGAGGTAGTGCCAGGCCACGCAGTGGCGCCGGTACGCGGTGATGTCCTCCACCACGTTGTCCGTACTGTCCGCCGCCAGCTGGTACCGGCCGCCCAGCCGCCCCTGGAGGATGCCCCGGTAGAAGCGCTCGTCGACCTCGCACCACGGCGCCATCTGCGCCCGGGACTTCCAACGCTGGAAGTCCCGCGCACTCCCGCTGATCAACGACCAGGTCGCGAGCTCGGGCGCGGAGACGAGCCGCCCGTCCGCCTCGGCCACGGTGAACGCGAAGCCGGGCGGATGCTCCAGGAGACGCCGGTGGGAGACCTCCCGGCCGACCGAGGCGGTGTGCGCGGCGGCCAGGCGGTGGTTCCACTCCTCCCAGTCCGCCGGGGCCTGGGGGAGGAGCACCCGGACGTCGATGTCGGAGTGGGGAGCCAGCAGGTCGGCCGGCTGCCACTTGTGGGTGAGCATCACTGCCCCGACGTCATGGGCGTCCAGCTCACGTTCGTACAGCGCTCCGAGCCCCGAGTAGAGGGGCGGCGCTTCGATCACCGCCA
The DNA window shown above is from Streptomyces vietnamensis and carries:
- a CDS encoding carbamoyltransferase C-terminal domain-containing protein — translated: MPAVLGLNFHHDTSAALLVDGRLYAAEEERWSGVKHNHPTRKGTLTSPTRALQWCLEAAGLEPQDVDAVWAASMRPNPAAGWWLAEERDELAALLPAPLGEHLRLLSHHTAHVLSGYLLSGHDHAAGLVIDAGGSSLGSDFGPGRERITGYDLRPDRIDRLHQGMPTVVPSPAGPRRVHSSLGHFYRNLARRVIPPCDEPEGSTMALAAFGDPQRYGAQIRELVRLGDDGEVRIDHPWGSSDSSTPLLLGGRAWTADNVAQQPDHERADLAAAVQEVFAESVVHIARHLQRLTKTSTLVFSGGCALNSHLNGQLAAESGFDTLFVAPAPHDAGTAVGAALYGWHYQLGQERLPVPTDAAWGPHTGALPATAVPTGYRALTDLGPGLAPTVAALLADHHIVGWVQGQLEFGPRALGHRSILAHPGHIATRDRLNAIKKRATYRPFAPAVLAEHATEWFMSSGDPFMNRVARVRRCRADRIAAVTHHDGTARVQSVAPDHQGLHELLEQFHDRTGLPLLLNTSFNRKGTPILRTAEQAVAAAADLGLDALAVGDTLLLANHVPDPCATALRTR
- a CDS encoding HD domain-containing protein; amino-acid sequence: MNPIDLDHVLTVLGAAGWSTDEQSRARVAGALALTVYDGHTRDQGTPYLEHPLAVVTLLRTEIRVSHPETLLLALLHDALEVAPKSEALLVQHLGAPFTCRLRAMTADHRLEQRPKAAGDESSWRFKQAALPSADLLIRLADRLHNLRDVAASPNVDRRRRFLQSLQDFYLPLADAACGLSPHLAAMHALLHAEYVQRQQEVHP
- a CDS encoding radical SAM protein; translation: MPARAPLPRALKTAKIKITTKCNRSCNFCIFADGAQGENMSLELFSTILARLETIPFQQLHINGGEPTVHRDFPALSDAARTRLPDKVMVLGTNAITLARNERIMEATLRSYDQVLIGCDDEHENYDEVHAVVPRFREAGKTVVINSVLEGISSTRLAQLARLCDRYGAIHVTNHVHHVDVGQPANELRGICDRYLDQHLMIEMDGSCYRCFNAMAKDDSEFSIWDEDFAAKVFAPRGHHFRFCLRCHEYTDSGAALLPAPALTV
- a CDS encoding glycosyltransferase codes for the protein MKRIVYSMEPVGRTGGRVYLRMLHEATADDVEWRTVPDHKRTYRVRRWRKLRHLARLAPTIQALDSTTGTFVWDDLSLLLFTPEMRARTVFLLHHYEPLQHDSAPVEAMLWEHLFRALPQCAAVVCVAPYWADFLQARGVRNVRVIYNAFDMTEVERARGFDRTECRAEFGLSPDVIGVYAGKAVHWKGTEEVSAALADAPGLRVITSGSNTIGFDGAHYDVERERYLRLLCACDVGVFLPQMREGWSRCAAEALLLGLPCLIRPVAGLGDLATLTGQPAPDIGRLPAQVRERASARQTEAKAAYEALARFDLNYFGNAWGDLLAKVA